One Nocardioides oleivorans DNA segment encodes these proteins:
- a CDS encoding NADH-quinone oxidoreductase subunit C: MPAPTGEVRSVGERHGMFGVKGSGDTSGYGGLVSAKVFPAPSAKPYGPSTDSGGTGWFDEVAGALEARLEATELTTAIESVVVHRGEITFHVRREDLPFVAQMLRDDDALRFEFCSGVSGVHYPDDTGRELHAVYHFTSMTHNRRIRVEVSAPDSDPHVPSLVSIYPTLDWHERETWDMFGIVFDGHPALTRVLMPDDWPGHPQRKDYPLGGIPVEYKGGSIPPPDQRRSYN; encoded by the coding sequence GTGCCCGCCCCGACCGGCGAGGTGCGCTCGGTCGGCGAGCGCCACGGCATGTTCGGCGTCAAGGGCTCCGGCGACACCTCCGGCTACGGCGGGCTCGTCAGCGCGAAGGTCTTCCCGGCCCCGTCGGCGAAGCCCTACGGCCCTTCGACCGACTCAGGGGGGACCGGTTGGTTCGACGAGGTCGCGGGTGCGCTGGAGGCGCGGCTCGAGGCGACCGAGCTGACCACCGCGATCGAGAGCGTCGTGGTGCACCGCGGCGAGATCACCTTCCACGTGCGCCGCGAGGACCTGCCGTTCGTCGCGCAGATGCTCCGCGACGACGACGCACTGCGCTTCGAGTTCTGCTCCGGTGTCAGCGGGGTCCACTACCCCGACGACACCGGTCGCGAGCTGCACGCGGTCTACCACTTCACGTCGATGACCCACAACCGGCGCATCCGCGTCGAGGTCTCGGCTCCCGACAGCGACCCGCACGTCCCGAGCCTGGTGAGCATCTACCCGACGCTCGACTGGCACGAGCGCGAGACCTGGGACATGTTCGGGATCGTCTTCGACGGCCACCCGGCCCTGACCCGGGTGCTCATGCCCGACGACTGGCCGGGACACCCGCAGCGCAAGGACTACCCGCTCGGCGGCATCCCCGTCGAGTACAAGGGCGGGTCGATCCCGCCGCCGGACCAGCGGAGGTCGTACAACTGA
- a CDS encoding NuoB/complex I 20 kDa subunit family protein, with amino-acid sequence MGLEEKLPSGVLLTTVEGVAGYMRKASFWPATFGLACCAIEMMTSGGPKYDLGRFGMEVFRASPRQADLMIVAGRVSQKMAPVLRQIYDQMPEPKWVLAMGVCASSGGMFNNYAVVQGVDHVVPVDMYLPGCPPRPEMLIDAILKLHDQVQQTKLGVNRKNEIEELETAALRALPTSEMKGLLR; translated from the coding sequence ATGGGTCTCGAGGAGAAGCTGCCGTCCGGCGTCCTGCTGACCACCGTCGAGGGGGTCGCCGGCTACATGCGCAAGGCGTCCTTCTGGCCGGCGACCTTCGGCCTGGCCTGCTGCGCCATCGAGATGATGACCAGCGGCGGCCCGAAGTACGACCTCGGGCGCTTCGGCATGGAGGTCTTCCGGGCCAGCCCGCGCCAGGCCGACCTGATGATCGTGGCCGGCCGCGTGAGCCAGAAGATGGCCCCGGTCCTGCGCCAGATCTACGACCAGATGCCCGAGCCCAAGTGGGTGCTCGCGATGGGTGTCTGCGCCTCCTCCGGCGGCATGTTCAACAACTACGCCGTCGTCCAGGGCGTCGACCACGTCGTCCCCGTCGACATGTACCTCCCCGGCTGCCCGCCCCGCCCGGAGATGCTGATCGACGCGATCCTCAAGCTCCACGACCAGGTGCAGCAGACCAAGCTGGGCGTGAACCGCAAGAACGAGATCGAGGAGCTCGAGACCGCCGCCCTGCGCGCGCTCCCGACCTCGGAGATGAAGGGGCTGCTGCGGTGA